In one window of Pseudoalteromonas espejiana DSM 9414 DNA:
- a CDS encoding sulfotransferase, with product MSKIFIIGLPRTGTTSICHAFLEFGIATAHTAYTQACFNKATAIADTPVFNDYQQLDKHYPGSKFIYLTRDFSAWLPSIRQLLTRMHTNLTRPDGGFNIHIKRCYLNTFIDFSLENIQSDSYLAQCYNSHYQQAADYFKHREHDFLAIDIAKPNSINALKHFLGINSDLADFEKMNMGGKVTAWNDIKHPLKIESTAKGRIDKFLPYSA from the coding sequence ATGAGTAAAATATTTATAATTGGTTTACCTCGTACAGGCACCACCAGTATATGCCATGCTTTTTTAGAGTTTGGTATTGCAACAGCACATACCGCTTATACACAAGCTTGTTTTAACAAGGCAACAGCCATTGCAGACACCCCCGTATTTAACGACTACCAACAGCTAGATAAGCATTATCCTGGTTCTAAGTTTATATATTTAACGCGAGACTTTAGTGCATGGTTGCCCTCTATTAGGCAGTTGTTAACGCGTATGCACACTAATTTAACGCGACCCGATGGCGGTTTTAATATTCATATAAAACGCTGTTATTTAAATACATTTATCGACTTTTCGCTTGAGAATATACAAAGTGATAGCTATTTAGCTCAGTGTTATAACAGCCATTACCAGCAAGCTGCTGACTACTTTAAACACCGTGAGCATGACTTTTTAGCCATTGATATAGCAAAGCCAAACAGCATTAACGCGCTTAAGCACTTTTTAGGTATAAATAGCGATTTAGCTGACTTTGAAAAAATGAATATGGGCGGCAAAGTAACCGCATGGAATGATATAAAACACCCATTAAAAATTGAATCAACTGCAAAAGGACGGATTGATAAATTTTTACCTTATAGTGCTTAA
- a CDS encoding pilus assembly protein N-terminal domain-containing protein — translation MFKTIIAVLLFLPYCIWAQQSNLNYIENANGERVKKVSHLVKWTHTRFVFNRDIARVALGHETTLDVNVVNGRELLILAKKLGRTSMMVWYDDSTSETFLLGVTEDYSVLENALNDIHPNVKLTIAPDRHAVVLRGEVPTLNYRHAAHEAAKNYLYASSAQSSQPVITSAPNQGMFNSLAQRLQGMGNLNNGLSQNSSKVAIINLIKVTQAPKPKEERIAQVLKSMGANNVTIKRISVDELSNDENDVFMLSGTVKNQIELVRLLNTVNKLFEPEQATQIPGAALDPNGLMTNAAQNNSSPIEVLANESGALLNEDSGLTLSNVSSNVARATLLSVANGKVLSSIEVEDLPQVRVSVQLYEVNQRRLKQWRPDISVLTTGYEKEQGLFGLEGMASRESGSATIENALQLIGGQLTNNLQLSTSQFAIDMLFSLLEQEGISRTLSRPTLTVLAGESAVFKVGGEVPVPTSYSPSGVTSGQQGNSGSVFSGTEFKSFGVELNVRALVDDKDRITLDLNPVISLPDTTLTAEIAQSTGSSLNSSAFNTRSMQTSTRLQDGQPLIIGGLISTDNNASHDFVPDANGNSMLGKLTETTSNSENNRELIIVVTPNLVREPINSLRAWQNADIDSQLISYIQEQGL, via the coding sequence ATGTTTAAAACAATCATCGCAGTGTTACTTTTTTTACCTTATTGTATTTGGGCTCAGCAAAGTAATTTAAACTACATAGAAAACGCAAATGGTGAACGAGTGAAAAAAGTATCCCATTTAGTTAAATGGACCCATACTCGTTTTGTGTTTAATCGTGATATAGCACGTGTGGCACTTGGCCATGAAACAACGCTTGATGTAAACGTTGTAAATGGGCGAGAGCTATTAATCTTAGCTAAAAAGTTAGGCCGTACATCTATGATGGTATGGTATGACGATAGTACTTCAGAGACATTTCTGTTGGGTGTAACCGAAGATTACAGTGTGCTAGAAAACGCACTTAATGATATACATCCCAATGTTAAATTAACCATTGCCCCAGACAGGCATGCAGTAGTGCTTCGTGGTGAAGTGCCAACACTTAACTATCGCCATGCAGCACATGAAGCAGCAAAAAACTATTTGTATGCAAGCAGCGCGCAATCTTCTCAACCTGTTATAACCTCAGCACCAAATCAAGGTATGTTTAATTCACTTGCTCAACGCTTACAAGGTATGGGCAATTTAAATAATGGGCTTTCTCAAAACTCCAGTAAAGTTGCCATTATCAACTTAATTAAAGTAACGCAAGCACCAAAGCCTAAAGAGGAGCGAATTGCACAAGTATTAAAGTCGATGGGTGCTAACAATGTAACGATTAAACGTATTTCGGTTGATGAACTATCAAATGATGAAAATGATGTATTTATGCTATCTGGTACGGTTAAAAACCAAATTGAATTAGTAAGGTTACTCAATACCGTAAATAAATTGTTTGAGCCTGAGCAAGCTACGCAAATACCAGGTGCTGCACTTGATCCTAACGGGCTGATGACTAACGCAGCACAAAATAATAGCAGCCCAATTGAAGTGTTAGCGAACGAATCAGGCGCTTTATTAAACGAAGACTCAGGGCTTACCTTAAGTAACGTAAGCTCAAATGTAGCACGGGCTACGTTGCTTTCTGTTGCTAATGGCAAAGTGCTCTCGAGTATAGAAGTGGAAGATTTACCACAAGTACGAGTATCTGTTCAGTTGTATGAAGTTAATCAACGTCGCTTAAAGCAGTGGCGACCAGATATTAGTGTGTTGACTACGGGGTATGAAAAAGAGCAAGGTTTATTTGGCTTAGAAGGTATGGCAAGTCGTGAGTCAGGCTCTGCAACAATTGAAAATGCATTACAACTCATAGGCGGACAGCTAACTAACAATTTGCAGCTATCAACCTCTCAATTTGCCATCGATATGTTGTTCTCATTACTTGAGCAAGAAGGTATTTCACGCACGTTATCACGCCCAACATTAACTGTATTAGCTGGCGAAAGCGCTGTTTTTAAAGTAGGTGGCGAAGTACCCGTGCCAACCAGTTACAGCCCGTCAGGTGTAACTAGTGGTCAACAAGGTAATAGTGGCTCTGTATTTAGTGGCACTGAATTTAAATCGTTTGGGGTAGAGCTAAACGTACGCGCATTAGTAGACGATAAAGACCGAATAACCCTAGATTTAAACCCTGTTATTTCTTTACCCGACACAACACTTACGGCAGAAATAGCACAAAGCACGGGCAGTAGCTTAAACAGCAGCGCATTTAATACTCGCAGTATGCAAACTTCAACTCGCCTACAAGATGGCCAACCTTTAATAATTGGCGGATTAATAAGTACAGATAACAACGCAAGCCATGACTTTGTGCCTGACGCTAATGGCAACAGCATGTTAGGAAAGTTAACTGAAACAACCAGCAATAGTGAAAACAACCGTGAACTAATTATTGTTGTAACACCTAACTTAGTACGTGAACCGATTAATAGTCTTCGCGCATGGCAAAACGCTGACATAGATAGCCAACTAATAAGCTATATACAGGAGCAAGGGTTATGA
- a CDS encoding type II secretion system F family protein has translation MIDLFLFIGLMISMGAFIHIHKQSLKAEVQKPVKKSINWYPLIIISKSQLRQAGFQINKILLSMYCFKMAAAFCGYTAIEISGYELSITATSILCVLCFFMPDIWFLFRKGQRKQQINNSLEFFLSVLLVYMRAGFSLERAFSLAVDHGLSKKHPLYKELKLFLFELSAGKERELAFNSLFERTDVTGLKKLANLMLIGSKLGTPLIQAVESQLESFALKKNILLAKKVNKKALHTTFPIILICFPMFLVLVFFPAALQVMNVLKMLVEVL, from the coding sequence ATGATAGATCTATTTTTATTTATAGGCCTTATGATCTCTATGGGTGCGTTTATTCATATTCATAAGCAATCATTAAAAGCTGAAGTACAAAAGCCCGTTAAAAAAAGTATTAATTGGTACCCACTCATAATTATTTCTAAGTCGCAGCTTAGACAAGCTGGGTTTCAAATAAATAAAATTTTATTAAGTATGTACTGTTTTAAAATGGCAGCTGCATTTTGTGGTTACACAGCTATAGAGATATCGGGTTATGAACTGAGCATAACAGCAACTTCTATACTATGTGTATTGTGCTTTTTTATGCCAGATATATGGTTTTTGTTTAGAAAGGGCCAACGTAAGCAACAAATTAACAATAGCCTAGAGTTTTTTCTAAGTGTGTTACTTGTTTACATGCGCGCGGGGTTCTCACTTGAGCGGGCATTCTCTTTAGCGGTTGATCATGGTTTAAGTAAAAAGCACCCTTTGTACAAAGAGCTAAAACTGTTTTTGTTTGAGCTTAGTGCAGGTAAAGAGCGAGAGCTGGCATTTAATTCATTATTTGAGCGTACCGATGTTACAGGCTTAAAAAAGCTAGCTAACTTAATGTTAATCGGCTCTAAGCTTGGCACGCCATTAATTCAAGCGGTTGAATCGCAATTAGAGAGTTTTGCGCTTAAAAAAAACATACTACTTGCCAAAAAAGTGAATAAAAAAGCACTTCACACCACGTTTCCAATCATTTTAATTTGTTTTCCTATGTTTTTAGTTTTGGTGTTTTTTCCTGCTGCATTGCAAGTAATGAATGTACTAAAAATGCTTGTTGAAGTGTTATAG
- a CDS encoding CpaF family protein: MFNLSNKSDAIDESLSTFEELKKILHDAVIEEYEQDPKALLSDGVLEKIASLCSDLEEFEHASFNKYQQEQVVQAVYDEIQGLGPIAQFMLDDQVSDILINDTQDIWIDKQGKLLCTASKFDDERHLRRFVDRLLDSCGRQVNALMPIVDGKLKDGSRVHIIVPPACTSAAIVSIRKFNHKKINDEFLISNNVLNQNTLTFLKTAVKMGVNILVCGNAGAGKTTLLNVLANSINPNERVVTIEESAELSLHHNHVVQLEAHDTNSDGKGAVSLRDLVKAALRMRADRILVGEVRSGEVIDMLQAMNCGHQGSMTTIHANSASDAVTRLSTLVQLHNAQLSDNHTSALIASSIQLIVHVFRSTDGVRTLKSIGEIKQVNGNAHFSSLYSASDIEKVSANAVNDSSVIKFMTQQGANKQRLQTLLNANEELSYE; the protein is encoded by the coding sequence ATGTTTAACTTATCAAATAAATCAGATGCTATCGACGAAAGCTTAAGCACCTTTGAAGAGCTTAAAAAAATACTCCACGATGCAGTCATTGAAGAGTACGAGCAAGACCCAAAAGCTCTACTGTCAGACGGCGTACTTGAAAAAATAGCTTCACTTTGCAGCGACTTAGAAGAGTTCGAACATGCTTCATTTAACAAATACCAACAAGAACAAGTCGTTCAAGCTGTATATGATGAAATCCAAGGCCTAGGGCCTATTGCGCAATTTATGCTGGATGACCAAGTAAGCGACATTTTAATTAACGACACACAAGACATTTGGATTGATAAACAAGGTAAGTTACTGTGCACAGCAAGTAAATTTGACGATGAACGTCATTTACGTCGCTTTGTAGATAGGTTACTTGATAGCTGTGGGCGTCAAGTAAATGCATTAATGCCGATAGTTGATGGCAAGCTAAAAGATGGCAGCAGGGTACATATAATTGTTCCTCCTGCTTGCACAAGCGCAGCCATCGTTTCTATTAGGAAGTTTAATCATAAGAAAATTAATGATGAGTTTTTAATTTCTAATAATGTACTAAATCAAAACACGCTTACATTTTTAAAGACCGCTGTAAAAATGGGCGTAAACATTTTGGTGTGCGGAAATGCTGGCGCAGGTAAAACAACGCTTTTAAATGTGCTTGCTAACTCAATAAATCCAAATGAGCGCGTTGTAACCATTGAAGAAAGCGCCGAACTTAGCTTGCATCACAATCACGTTGTACAACTTGAAGCACATGATACAAACAGCGATGGCAAAGGGGCCGTGAGCTTAAGAGATTTAGTTAAAGCAGCACTCAGAATGCGTGCCGATAGAATACTAGTAGGTGAAGTACGCTCAGGTGAAGTAATCGACATGCTCCAGGCCATGAACTGTGGTCATCAAGGCTCTATGACAACTATTCACGCTAACAGTGCAAGTGATGCAGTTACACGCCTTAGCACGCTCGTACAATTACACAATGCGCAACTTAGCGATAACCATACAAGTGCTTTAATTGCCTCAAGTATTCAATTAATAGTGCATGTTTTTCGCAGCACCGATGGTGTAAGAACACTCAAAAGCATTGGTGAAATTAAGCAAGTAAATGGCAATGCACACTTTAGCTCTTTATATAGCGCGAGTGATATTGAAAAAGTATCAGCCAATGCTGTTAACGACTCAAGTGTTATTAAATTTATGACCCAGCAAGGGGCAAATAAGCAGCGACTTCAAACACTTCTCAATGCAAATGAGGAGTTAAGCTATGAATAA
- a CDS encoding type II secretion system F family protein, with protein sequence MNKLDYLLAIASVISLTLALSVFITINVKKPATNTLQDEDVLQEKDILTLSLRVLGINISNILFISVASSLASSAWFVAKHYYPQASTSALILAMVVFITCFIFVIDLAHYKLAKFEHLFLEYMETVQSCLSTGLSLQQAMQFADEHADKYIKEQSHLLLQRMSMGSDAHTSFYPLINRYNCETVRLFAHSIITHAQSQCDLTDMLKSVCKMMALRTLDRQQLKAKLSGTKYAAVFSGVLPYALVPLFNYTDPTWFDPLLNNPNGMAFITVAVLCQLFGFLWLRLSLRVTL encoded by the coding sequence ATGAATAAGCTTGATTACCTACTTGCAATAGCCAGTGTTATTTCGCTTACATTGGCACTGAGTGTGTTTATTACCATTAATGTAAAAAAACCAGCAACAAACACCCTGCAAGATGAAGATGTATTACAAGAGAAAGATATTCTTACGCTTTCATTGCGTGTGTTGGGTATAAATATAAGTAATATTTTATTTATTAGTGTAGCCAGTTCACTGGCAAGTAGTGCATGGTTTGTTGCAAAGCATTATTATCCGCAGGCTTCTACGAGCGCGCTAATACTCGCAATGGTTGTTTTTATAACCTGCTTTATTTTTGTTATTGACTTAGCTCATTACAAGCTTGCTAAGTTTGAGCATTTATTTTTAGAGTATATGGAAACTGTACAGTCTTGTTTAAGTACGGGATTATCTCTGCAGCAAGCGATGCAATTTGCAGACGAACACGCAGACAAATACATAAAAGAGCAAAGCCACTTATTACTGCAGCGTATGAGTATGGGAAGCGATGCACATACATCATTTTACCCACTAATTAACCGCTACAACTGCGAAACCGTTCGCCTGTTTGCACACAGTATAATTACTCACGCACAAAGCCAATGCGATTTAACTGATATGCTAAAAAGCGTATGTAAAATGATGGCATTAAGAACCTTAGACCGCCAACAATTAAAGGCTAAGCTTTCGGGCACTAAGTACGCAGCCGTATTTAGTGGCGTTTTACCCTATGCATTAGTGCCATTATTTAACTACACCGACCCAACGTGGTTTGATCCGCTTTTGAATAATCCTAATGGCATGGCATTTATAACCGTGGCAGTACTTTGTCAGCTGTTTGGTTTTTTATGGTTACGCTTAAGCTTGAGGGTAACACTATGA
- a CDS encoding SIMPL domain-containing protein, producing MNTLKLFLGSALAFSTLSFNAVAGSTPDAPHIYVKGEATITTMPDYVQLSVGIVEIDKDLIAAKNKADKTMAKAIKLVKELGIEDGNINAGHISINRESQYNRTSGNQDFKGFRVSRTLSVKLSNIDKYPQLLQNLVNNGINQINQTQFLASNYNELHKKAQKLAIEDARKAAKELSTDYGVKLKGLYTASLSPMNAPTQPYMRAEKTMMSADSASGKFVPDAYHAGEIKVTASSYAVYFID from the coding sequence ATGAATACACTAAAACTTTTTTTAGGCAGCGCTTTAGCATTTAGTACACTTAGTTTTAATGCGGTTGCAGGCTCTACACCTGATGCCCCGCACATTTATGTAAAAGGTGAGGCCACAATAACCACCATGCCTGACTACGTACAATTAAGCGTAGGCATTGTTGAAATAGATAAAGACTTAATTGCTGCAAAAAATAAAGCCGACAAAACCATGGCTAAAGCAATAAAACTTGTTAAAGAGCTGGGTATTGAAGATGGTAATATTAATGCAGGCCATATTTCTATCAATCGTGAAAGCCAATATAACCGCACTTCGGGTAATCAAGATTTTAAAGGGTTTAGAGTATCGCGCACATTAAGTGTAAAATTATCAAACATAGATAAATACCCACAGCTTTTACAAAATTTAGTTAATAATGGTATTAACCAAATTAATCAAACTCAGTTTTTAGCAAGCAATTACAATGAGCTGCATAAAAAAGCGCAAAAATTAGCAATTGAAGATGCCCGTAAAGCAGCAAAAGAATTAAGCACCGATTACGGCGTTAAATTAAAAGGATTATACACTGCGTCATTGAGCCCTATGAATGCGCCAACTCAGCCATACATGCGCGCTGAAAAAACCATGATGAGTGCAGATAGTGCATCAGGAAAATTTGTACCTGATGCCTACCATGCAGGAGAAATTAAAGTGACCGCATCAAGCTATGCCGTTTACTTTATAGATTAA
- a CDS encoding tRNA-(ms[2]io[6]A)-hydroxylase, with the protein MFELKYHTPFEWTEAVLADFNTFLQDHAAAEKKASGMAISMLSHYPDKRKLVKAMTDLALEELIHFKQVLKLLVERDTNLGDDKKDPYIKQIRALFRHGRDGFLMDRLLVGGVIEARGHERFSLVAQALPEGKEKDFYVAIAKSEEKHKNLFVELAYEYFDKEEVDVRLEELLVAEAEICKNIPFTAALH; encoded by the coding sequence ATGTTTGAATTAAAATACCACACACCTTTTGAATGGACCGAAGCGGTACTTGCCGACTTTAATACATTTTTACAAGACCACGCAGCAGCTGAAAAAAAAGCATCGGGCATGGCAATTTCAATGCTCTCGCATTACCCAGATAAACGAAAGCTTGTAAAAGCAATGACCGACCTAGCACTTGAGGAGCTTATTCACTTTAAACAGGTACTTAAGTTACTTGTTGAGCGTGATACAAATTTAGGTGATGACAAAAAAGATCCCTACATAAAGCAAATTCGTGCTTTGTTTAGACACGGTCGTGATGGTTTTTTAATGGATAGATTATTAGTAGGCGGCGTAATAGAAGCACGTGGCCACGAACGTTTTTCGTTAGTTGCCCAAGCTCTGCCTGAAGGCAAAGAAAAAGACTTTTATGTTGCTATAGCCAAATCAGAAGAAAAACATAAAAACCTGTTTGTTGAACTTGCCTACGAGTACTTTGATAAAGAAGAAGTAGACGTACGCTTAGAAGAACTACTGGTTGCCGAAGCTGAAATTTGTAAAAACATCCCGTTTACGGCTGCACTGCATTAA
- a CDS encoding tetratricopeptide repeat protein yields the protein MKIIVIFILLTLAGCAHVDYKPSVNPYTALNNIVTKYNINTAPLKCEGATAANCLTLVHELNQLMLEHPSNTAILSVAAYSYYKSGRNSQAQQIVNQLLNAPNPPLNTLTLGVTLAIEQGNLAKAKQIAQYAIDVFGTHASPYLQMASIYYAQGGYVVSSNYLELAYKFGVNQSSYYYHKGLIEEATTNNHLACNYYDKAMSIDPHHKSAVARYAKLTVLGNCTS from the coding sequence ATGAAAATTATTGTTATATTTATTTTACTTACTTTAGCTGGTTGTGCGCATGTAGATTACAAGCCAAGCGTAAACCCCTATACAGCATTAAACAACATAGTGACTAAATACAATATAAATACAGCACCACTTAAGTGTGAAGGCGCAACTGCAGCAAATTGCTTGACGCTGGTTCATGAGCTTAATCAGCTTATGCTGGAACACCCGAGTAACACTGCTATTTTGTCGGTTGCTGCATACAGCTATTATAAAAGTGGGCGCAATAGCCAAGCTCAGCAAATTGTTAATCAGCTACTTAATGCACCAAACCCACCATTAAATACACTTACGCTAGGTGTAACGTTAGCTATTGAGCAGGGTAATTTAGCTAAAGCAAAACAAATAGCGCAATATGCAATTGATGTATTTGGTACACATGCCTCGCCATATTTGCAAATGGCCTCAATTTATTATGCACAAGGAGGGTATGTTGTTTCATCTAATTACCTAGAACTTGCTTATAAATTTGGGGTAAACCAAAGCAGCTATTATTACCACAAAGGGTTAATTGAAGAGGCCACAACTAATAACCATTTAGCGTGTAACTATTATGATAAAGCAATGAGTATTGACCCACACCACAAAAGTGCTGTTGCGCGTTACGCTAAATTAACCGTACTTGGAAACTGTACAAGTTAA
- a CDS encoding MAPEG family protein has protein sequence MIISTYAALLAFYYIYLSFNVIKVRRSEQVSLGDNGNAKLQRAVRAHANFMEYVPFAVILLFLAEYQGLASHYCNLLGGALLIGRVFHNLGIVEKNLKYRQIGTITTFLVMIICAFLLLITRNS, from the coding sequence GTGATTATTTCAACCTATGCTGCGCTTTTAGCGTTTTACTATATTTATTTAAGTTTTAATGTAATTAAAGTGCGCCGCAGTGAACAAGTGTCGCTTGGCGATAATGGCAACGCTAAATTGCAACGCGCAGTGCGCGCCCATGCTAACTTTATGGAATATGTACCGTTTGCTGTTATTTTATTATTTTTAGCAGAATACCAAGGCCTGGCTAGCCATTATTGTAATTTGTTAGGTGGCGCATTATTAATAGGGCGCGTATTTCACAATTTAGGCATAGTTGAAAAAAACCTTAAGTATCGCCAAATTGGTACAATTACCACATTTTTAGTAATGATTATTTGCGCTTTTTTACTGCTTATAACCCGTAATAGTTAA
- a CDS encoding DUF2254 domain-containing protein — protein sequence MFVPRKVADRYREMINSIGFYPSFLSVGFLLFAVLTMSLEYVAPVEQIKSFISVVLVDSAENARTILSTLAGSIISLTVFSFSMVMVVLNSASASLSPRVVPGLITRKSHQMVLGFYLGSIIYSIIMLININKLEGGDTAIPSLGVLFSLVFGLISLGLFVFFIHSISKAIQVDNVLNGLFSQTKSEIKSIVDRQEEKPFTDFPDFTKWHSVNSTTEGYYKGVHTDKLCAILAEENICVYISVNQGYFTVKGYPFLKCDKDISNNDELIAKILDCFIFYIEEYISDHYRYGLTQISEIAVKAMSPGINDPGTAVKSIDMLSILLIERLSLNDTNYSFKHSEGNPLLFIHETSFDELLHDNFTPLRNYAKGDAYVMTNVLEAFKNILFVAHKDEDARSSLFNYLNAIVDDINEQVSNEYDRREITNMLNAIARISEQEGEKLVARFERHKV from the coding sequence ATGTTTGTACCTCGCAAAGTAGCCGACCGTTATCGTGAAATGATTAACAGTATTGGCTTTTATCCTTCTTTTCTTTCTGTTGGCTTTTTATTGTTTGCTGTTTTAACTATGTCGCTGGAGTATGTTGCCCCTGTTGAGCAAATAAAGTCGTTTATATCTGTGGTGTTAGTAGATAGCGCTGAAAATGCCCGTACTATTTTAAGCACCTTAGCGGGCAGTATTATTTCGTTAACGGTGTTTAGTTTTTCTATGGTGATGGTGGTTTTAAACTCAGCCAGTGCTAGCTTATCACCGCGTGTTGTACCTGGGCTTATTACCCGTAAGTCGCACCAAATGGTGTTAGGTTTTTACTTAGGCAGCATAATTTACTCAATTATAATGCTTATAAATATTAATAAGCTAGAAGGTGGCGATACGGCTATTCCATCACTTGGGGTGCTTTTTTCGTTAGTGTTTGGGCTTATTTCATTGGGCTTATTTGTATTTTTTATTCATTCAATTTCTAAGGCAATTCAGGTTGATAATGTATTGAATGGGTTATTTAGCCAAACCAAAAGTGAGATCAAATCTATTGTAGACAGGCAAGAAGAAAAGCCCTTTACAGACTTTCCAGACTTTACCAAGTGGCATTCAGTAAACAGTACAACCGAAGGTTACTACAAAGGTGTACACACAGATAAATTGTGCGCCATATTAGCTGAGGAAAATATTTGTGTTTATATTTCGGTTAACCAAGGCTACTTTACAGTTAAAGGGTATCCGTTTTTAAAGTGTGATAAAGACATTTCTAACAACGATGAGCTGATAGCTAAAATTTTAGACTGCTTTATTTTTTATATAGAAGAATACATAAGCGATCATTACCGTTATGGTCTAACGCAAATTTCAGAAATAGCCGTAAAAGCTATGAGCCCAGGGATTAACGATCCTGGTACTGCTGTAAAATCGATTGATATGCTGAGTATTTTACTTATAGAGCGGCTATCGCTAAACGATACGAACTATTCGTTTAAACACAGTGAGGGCAACCCGCTGTTATTTATTCATGAAACAAGCTTTGATGAACTCCTGCACGATAACTTTACGCCGCTACGTAATTACGCCAAAGGCGATGCCTACGTGATGACTAACGTACTAGAGGCGTTTAAAAACATTTTGTTTGTAGCACATAAGGATGAAGATGCCCGAAGCAGTTTGTTTAATTATTTAAATGCCATAGTAGATGATATAAACGAGCAAGTGAGTAACGAATACGACAGACGAGAAATAACAAATATGTTAAATGCCATAGCGCGTATAAGTGAACAAGAAGGTGAAAAATTAGTGGCGCGTTTTGAGCGCCACAAAGTATAG